A region from the Drosophila mauritiana strain mau12 chromosome 2L, ASM438214v1, whole genome shotgun sequence genome encodes:
- the LOC117135247 gene encoding E3 ubiquitin-protein ligase MIB2, with product MRASIPPGIRVVRGPDWIWSNQDDGEGHVGTVCEIGRCGSTHSPENTVVVNWDSGHRTNYRVGYQNQYDLTIVDNAQVGVRHSNVVCDGCSKAGIAGIVFKCAQCPNYHLCAYCYAEDLHDIEHPFIRYTTPNSLGVRLPMRKGAKRIQLRGIFVGSKVVRGPDWEWNEQDGGEGRTGRVMEIRGWDNESCRSVANVSWVTGSTNVYRLGHKGNVDLKYITATCGGHYYKDHMPVLGQTEELQPVAPMVKPSFSVGDRVKVCLEVDALMKLQQGHGGWNPRMVEHLSKLGTVHRITDKGDIRVQYENCPNRWTFHPAALVKVVSFRVGDLVTIINDANKVQQLQKGHGEWIEIMRHALGKICKVVKVYSDGDLRIQQLDDGFEWTLNPKCVKLERSPLATAAERSNSMMDLSHRRADHVMTPLSGLSGSSVADKLVREAAQGHLDFVRQYLDVNPNQVDVMSGGKACIQVASHQGYVDLVSYLISKGANVNAVDKEGDSALHYAAFGNQPATMRVLLQHGAEVNFLNSSHCSALHICAHKKTPHCVRELLQHNANVNIQDSYGDTALHDAIGKENTEVVELLCNAPNLDFTVKNNRGFNVLHHAALKGNVVAARRILLLSRQLVNVRKDDGFAALHLAALNGHAQVVETLVTEGQAELDIRNNRQQTPFLLAVSQGHAGVIERLVRLSCDVNAKDEDGDNAMHLCVIKKSNLQSAAEPQPEEAPEIHKFYLSLVHSSIRPEDRLMYSILIYLSRAGCRVELNNANASIFEWITDRHIRQLIFGQQGEAESLPRNLQALEVSAVSADGEESSASAGAESNGAGPGSVAAPPPPQRQTFELMPKPNDIPAIGVGASPSTPSASPGVKKLNSDATQQNVSPQVAPRKKAPKPPVTTSSTSTSLEAGAAGPSTSPVIVPGPQECIVCNEILPMVRFEPCQHQIACEECGIRMKKCLRCAVAIERRLTVSGRVVALPTSTSPSDPTRLPSGDLLRYLENKVLEFEESHFCGICMERKRDVAFLCGHGACSHCAETLRTCHMCRKTILKKINLY from the exons TAATGCTCAAGTTG GAGTTCGTCACTCAAATGTTGTCTGCGATGGCTGCTCCAAGGCGGGTATCGCTGGCATAGTATTCAAGTGCGCCCAGTGTCCCAACTATCACCTGTGCGCCTATTGCTACGCAGAGGATCTGCACGATATTGAGCACCCGTTCATCCGCTACACGACTCCCAATTCGCTGGGCGTGAGATTGCCCATGAGAAAAGGTGCCAAGCGCATCCAGCTGCGAGGCATCTTTGTGGGTTCCAAAGTGGTGCGCGGTCCTGACTGGGAGTGGAACGAACAGGACGGCGGAGAGGGCAGGACGGGTCGGGTAATGGAAATCCGAGGCTGGGACAACGAATCGTGTCGCAGCGTGGCCAACGTATCGTGGGTAACCGGATCGACTAACGTCTACCGTCTAGGTCACAAGGGAAACGTTGACCTCAAATACATTACGGCCACGTGCGGCGGTCACTACTACAAGGACCACATGCCTGTTCTGGGTCAGACAGAGGAGTTGCAGCCGGTGGCGCCCATGGTGAAGCCAAGCTTTTCCGTGGGCGACCGCGTCAAGGTTTGCCTAGAGGTTGACGCGCTAATGAAGTTACAGCAGGGCCATGGCGGATGGAATCCACGTATGGTCGAGCATTTGTCCAAACTGGGCACCGTACACCGCATCACGGACAAGGGGGATATACG TGTTCAGTATGAAAACTGTCCCAATCGATGGACCTTTCATCCCGCCGCACTCGTTAAGGTTGTCTCTTTTCGTGTAGGTGACCTGGTCACCATCATCAACGATGCCAACAAagtgcagcagctgcagaagGGTCACGGCGAATGGATAGAAATCATGCGACAC GCCCTGGGAAAAATTTGCAAGGTAGTGAAGGTGTACTCGGACGGCGACCTCCGCATCCAGCAGTTGGACGACGGCTTCGAATGGACTCTGAATCCGAAATGTGTCAAACTAGAGCGTTCTCCTTTGGCCACGGCAGCTGAGCGCTCCAACAGTATGATGGACCTGAGCCACCGACGCGCTGACCATGTAATGACACCGCTATCTGGCCTCTCTGGTAGTTCGGTTGCGGACAAGTTGGTGCGCGAGGCTGCACAGGGTCATTTGGATTTCGTGCGGCAGTACCTGGACGTAAATCCCAACCAGGTGGATGTGATGAGTGGCGGCAAGGCTTGTATTCAGGTGGCCTCTCATCAGGGCTACGTCGATCTTGTCAGCTACCTCATCTCCAAGGGTGCCAACGTGAATGCAGTCGACAAGGAAGGTGATTCAGCTCTGCACTACGCAGCATTTGGCAACCAGCCGGCCACCATGCGAGTGCTGCTGCAGCACGGTGCTGAGGTGAACTTCCTGAACTCGAGCCACTGCTCTGCACTGCACATCTGCGCGCACAAGAAAACGCCGCACTGTGTCCGTGAGTTGCTGCAGCACAATGCCAACGTAAATATTCAGGATTCGTACGGGGATACGGCGCTTCACGACGCAATCGGCAAGGAGAATACGGAAGTTGTGGAGTTGCTTTGTAATGCGCCGAATCTTGACTTTACGGTTAAGAATAATCGCGGATTTAACGTGCTACACCATGCAGCGCTTAAAGGAAACGTGGTAGCTGCTCGTCGTATCCTGTTGCTTTCCCGCCAGCTGGTCAATGTGCGCAAAGACGATGGCTTTGCGGCTCTTCACTTGGCAGCCCTTAACGGTCATGCCCAGGTTGTGGAAACGCTGGTCACTGAGGGCCAAGCGGAGTTAGATATACGCAATAATCGCCAACAGACGCCCTTCCTTCTGGCCGTCTCCCAGGGCCATGCCGGGGTAATCGAGCGACTCGTTCGCCTCTCCTGCGACGTGAATGCCAAGGACGAGGATGGCGACAATGCGATGCACTTGTGCGTCATTAAGAAGTCCAATCTGCAGTCGGCCGCGGAGCCTCAGCCAGAAGAGGCTCCTGAGATTCACAAGTTTTACCTGAGTCTAGTGCACTCGAGCATTCGTCCCGAGGATCGTTTGATGTACAGTATATTAATCTATCTTTCGAGGGCCGGCTGCCGAGTGGAGCTAAACAACGCCAATGCAAGCATTTTTGAGTGGATAACGGACCGCCACATCAGGCAACTGATTTTTGGGCAGCAGGGCGAAGCTGAATCGCTGCCTAGAAATCTTCAAGCTTTGGAAGTGTCCGCAGTATCAGCCGACGGTGAGGAGAGCTCTGCGTCTGCTGGAGCTGAATCCAATGGAGCCGGGCCTGGAAGCGTCGCAGCACCCCCACCACCGCAGCGCCAGACATTTGAACTAATGCCAAAGCCAAACGATATCCCGGCCATTGGAGTAGGAGCATCTCCATCCACGCCCTCCGCTTCGCCGGGCGTAAAGAAACTGAACTCCGATGCAACACAGCAAAACGTTTCTCCACAGGTGGCACCGCGCAAGAAGGCGCCTAAGCCTCCGGTTACCACTAGCTCGACCAGCACCTCGTTGGAGGCCGGAGCGGCGGGGCCCAGTACAAGTCCGGTGATCGTGCCCGGTCCCCAGGAGTGCATTGTGTGCAATGAGATCCTGCCGATGGTGCGCTTTGAGCCGTGTCAGCATCAGATCGCCTGCGAGGAGTGCGGCATCCGAATGAAAAAGTGTCTCCGCTGTGCCGTGGCAATCGAGCGGCGATTGACGGTCAGCGGCCGAGTGGTGGCACTGCCCACGTCCACGTCACCTAGTGACCCCACTCGCCTACCGTCCGGGGATCTACTTCGCTATCTGGAGAACAAAGTGCTGGAGTTTGAGGAGTCGCACTTCTGCGGTATTTGTATGGAACGAAAGAGGGATGTGGCCTTCCTGTGCGGGCACGGCGCGTGCTCCCATTGTGCCGAAACGCTCCGCACATGCCACATGTGTCGCAAGACAATACTCAAGAAGATCAACCTGTACTGA
- the LOC117150721 gene encoding protein catecholamines up, with the protein MAKQVADFQCSKLQLYQKLALVVILGAVLFSLPALCAGQGNPSFKYSREANENFDPQKAPRAEHHHHHDHDHDHGHHHHGHDHNHDHDHGHHHDHDHDHDHGHDHGHHHHGHDERHTKAKPDLDMSTIWLHSIGSTLLISAAPFVLLYIIPLDNSEAMKPRLKVLLAFASGGLLGDAFLHLIPHATHPHSHGEHGHDHGHDHHHHHDGEEHEHAHSHDMSIGLWVLGGIIAFLSVEKLVRILKGGQGGHGHSHGAPKPKPVPAKKKSSDKEDSGDGDKPAKPAKTKSKKPEAEPEGEVEISGYLNLAADFAHNFTDGLAIGASYLAGNSIGIVTTITILLHEVPHEIGDFAILIKSGCSRRKAMLLQLVTALGALAGTALALLGAGGGDGSAPWVLPFTAGGFIYIATVSVLPELLEESTKLKQSLKEIFALLTGVALMIVIAKFE; encoded by the exons ATGGCCAAACAAGTGGCTGATTTCCAGTGCAGTAAGCTCCAGTTGTACCAGAAGCTGGCACTGGTCGTAATCCTAGGAGCAGTGCTTTTCTCGCTCCCGGCATTGTGCGCCGGCCAGGGCAATCCCAGTTTCAAATACTCGCGGGAAGCCAACGAAAATTTCGATCCGCAGAAGGCTCCACGGGCGGagcaccatcatcatcatgatcATGACCACGATCATGGACACCACCACCACGGGCATGATCATAATCATGACCACGATCATGGACACCACCACGATCATGATCATGACCACGACCACGGACATGATCACGGACACCATCATCACGGGCACGATGAAAGGCACACCAAGGCAAAGCCGGATTTGG ATATGAGCACCATTTGGCTGCATTCGATCGGCTCAACTCTTCTTATCAGTGCCGCTCCCTTCGTGCTGCTGTATATCATTCCCTTAGACAACAGTGAGGCGATGAAGCCGCGTCTCAAAGTGCTTCTGGCCTTTGCTTCTGGCGGTTTGTTGGGCGATGCCTTTCTGCACTTGATTCCTCATGCTACGCATCCACACAGTCATGGAGAACACGGCCACGATCACGGTCAtgatcaccatcatcatcatgatgGCGAGGAGCATGAACATGCTCATAGCCACGATATGAGCATTGGTCTGTGGGTCCTTGGAGGAATCATTGCCTTCCTTTCGGTGGAGAAACTGGTACGCATTCTAAAGGGCGGTCAGGGAGGACACGGCCACAGCCATGGAGCACCAAAGCCAAAACCAGTGCCTGCCAAGAAAAAGTCTTCTGACAAAGAAGACAGCGGAGATGGAGACAAACCGGCAAAGCCAGCCAAGACCAAGTCCAAGAAACCAGAAGCGGAGCCAGAAGGTGAAGTGGAGATTTCCGGCTACTTGAATTTGGCGGCGGACTTTGCTCACAACTTCACCGATGGCCTGGCCATCGGTGCCTCCTATTTGGCGGGCAACAGCATTGGCATCGTGACCACTATCACCATTCTGCTGCACGAAGTGCCCCATGAGATTGGCGACTTTGCCATTCTTATAAAGTCTGGCTGTTCCAGGCGAAAGGCAATGCTTCTGCAGCTCGTCACAGCGCTCGGAGCTTTGGCGGGCACAGCGTTAGCTCTTCTGGGAGCTGGAGGCGGGGACGGATCGGCCCCATGGGTCTTGCCCTTCACCGCCGGCGGCTTTATTTACATCGCAACAGTGAGTGTCCTGCCGGAGCTGCTGGAGGAGTCTACTAAACTGAAACAGTCGCTGAAGGAAATCTTTGCGCTGCTCACCGGCGTAGCCCTAATGATCGTTATCGCCAAGTTCGAGTAA
- the LOC117150728 gene encoding tetratricopeptide repeat protein 19 homolog, mitochondrial: MLVRNICKFTQALVRFRVVANPRDYCHLAPLKRSRYHQRSEFGCRPLCSNSAGYQVSWAAAPASGSSSGVYWAFSAAFTLNLFGAADEKEETPEEKLIKTIKRSILCIQREQYDKAEQMLHLALRMAQDIQSKDGITYVFDLMANLAMEREQFKKAEKIFTDVMKRLFAEGHTEESPKILHISSKIAHMSQLQGDLEKSFQGFTWTLQQLAKLLEKMPDDKDILELYGLTKNWFGQLLMKQGKYLEAKNLFKEAFDTLINVYGAVNDASVTILNNISVAYVNLEKYTEARETLLEAMELTKELKDATQEGILQANLGLVYLREGLMSQAENACRLAWKLGKQHQNPDAVEQAEYCLNEIKTTLNGEKRQ, from the exons ATGTTAGTGAGAAATATTTGCAAGTTTACGCAAGCTTTGGTCAGGTTTCGCGTTGTCGCGAATCCCAGAGATTACTGTCATCTTGCGCCGCTGAAGAGAAGCCGTTATCACCAACGGTCAGAATTCGGATGTCGACCGCTGTGCTCCAATAGTGCGGGCTACCAGGTGTCCTGGGCAGCTGCACCCGCTTCTGGCTCTTCCAGTGGAGTGTATTGGGCATTTTCCGCTGCTTTCACTTTGAATCTGTTTGGTGCCGCCGACGAAAAGGAGGAAACTCCGGAGGAAAAGCTGATCAAGACCATCAAACGATCAATCCTGTGCATTCAGAGGGAACAGTACGACAAGGCCGAGCAAATGCTCCACCTGGCTCTGCGAATGGCGCAGGATATTCAGAGCAAGGACGGCATCACATATGTGTTTGATCTGATGGCCAATTTGGCCATGGAACGCGAGCAGTTTAAGAAGGCGGAGAAGATATTCACGGACGTGATGAAACGCCTCTTTGCGGAGGGACACACCGAAGAGAGCCCCAAG ATACTTCACATCAGCTCCAAGATAGCACACATGTCTCAGCTGCAAGGGGATCTGGAAAAGAGCTTTCAAGGGTTTACTTGGACCTTGCAGCAGTTGGCTAAGCTACTGGAGAAAATGCCCGACGACAAGGACATACTGGAGCTGTATGGCTTGACAAAGAATTG GTTCGGCCAGCTGCTTATGAAGCAGGGCAAGTACCTGGAGGCTAAAAACCTCTTTAAGGAGGCCTTCGACACGCTCATAAATGTTTATGGTGCCGTCAACGACGCCTCTGTAACCATCCTAAATAACATCAGTGTGGCGTACGTAAAC CTGGAAAAGTACACCGAGGCAAGGGAGACGCTTTTGGAGGCCATGGAACTGACTAAGGAGCTAAAGGATGCCACCCAGGAAGGCATTCTGCAGGCAAATCTGGGTTTGGTGTATCTTCGCGAGGGCCTTATGTCGCAGGCGGAGAACGCTTGCCGACTGGCGTGGAAACTGGGCAAGCAACACCAGAATCCCGATGCTGTAGAGCAGGCTGAGTATTGTCTCAACGAGATAAAGACGACCCTGAATGGAGAGAAGCGCCAGTGA
- the LOC117150734 gene encoding apoptotic chromatin condensation inducer in the nucleus, with product MRRRSERKKSSSPAPVPVAVARRSRRSRKVSENEKTEVETPVAVQNNKEAECPEVPPASQEVNEARASSEERAGAGASPVRRSRGSRTTPKKRTESKGGDKKVDTIPEEEPENGKDVEKDAIEEKKTVAPPAANESESEDLAKTKDRQAQNDESCSDPAVDKDDDVEKEDLKPQQEVPTSTDDDTKQSEQEQEVKVPSPSSKDEEHLKTTSDVLDIQTEEVDERDEEAAPPAERRETKKRHKEQIQEEQPAEEEQKENHMQIEENPKQIQDEPADLSNDKHDPCLNSSATNTTGAPVLQQQRSVRKRKWLTNKKNSDRTPPVLAISTDSLKNIIADVVQPVPLSDVQLESSSEEEGLVTSDRDSEQSASPAPASEASKERDNKGNTVNTDTTAEASADNEGAGAAPPAAADTVPAQVSLSKATVSTAAPHIVRDPSPARNRASHVLYITNLVRPFTVLQLKGLLARTGKIVEEDGFWIDRIKSKCYVAYSTEDEAIETRHALHGVRWPVSNPKCLNVDFGSRTDMDRAILSTKDEAPRYGQENTRDNQQSGNAWSRLEPSDKKPARPVREWDVGKKEPSDLDKHSNDRRRESKDRLDSRSRDAERAGQERKRSRDREGRGRDRERERPDRNAHARSRSGSPASKTKKKENEPPIRLLDDLFRKTKGTPCIYWLPLTPEAIAEKEAFRQKRIEEHKLRIKEREERQKEREKDRDRQRETRRNRSNERRRSRSRERERRRY from the exons ATGAGACGTCGCAGCGAGCGAAAAAAGTCGTCGTCGCCCGCTCCGGTGCCGGTGGCAGTGGCACGGCGAAGTCGCCGCTCCCGCAAGGTGTCGGAGAACGAGAAGACCGAGGTCGAGACTCCGGTCGCGGTCCAAAATAATAAAGAGGCCGAATGCCCCGAAGTGCCGCCCGCCTCTCAAGAAGTCAACGAGGCGCGTGCCTCCAGTGAAGAACGTGCCGGAGCTGGAGCATCGCCAGTGCGCAGGAGTCGGGGCAGCCGGACGACGCCTAAAAAGCGCACGGAGTCCAAGGGCGGCGACAAGAAGGTGGACACCATACCCGAGGAGGAGCCGGAGAATGGAAAGGATGTTGAAAAGGACGCTATCGAGGAGAAAAAGACTGTAGCGCCACCCGCGGCTAATGAGAGCGAGTCCGAAGATCTTGCCAAGACGAAGGATCGGCAGGCTCAAAACGATGAATCCTGTTCTGATCCCGCTGTAGACAAGGATGATGATGTTGAGAAAGAGGACTTAAAACCGCAGCAGGAGGTCCCCACCTCCACTGATGACGACACCAAGCAGAGCGAGCAAGAACAAGAGGTAAAGGTTCCTTCTCCTTCCAGCAAGGATGAGGAACATCTAAAAACGACTAGTGATGTATTAGACATTCAGACAGAAGAGGTCGATGAAAGGGACGAAGAAGCCGCCCCTCCTGCGGAGCGCAGAGAAACCAAGAAGAGGCACAAGGAGCAGATACAGGAAGAGCAACCCGCAGAGGAGGAGCAGAAGGAAAACCACATGCAGATAGAGGAAAACCCAAAACAAATTCAGGATGAACCAGCCGATCTTTCGAACGACAAGCACGATCCATGTCTAAACAGCAGCGCAACCAACACAACCGGTGCTCCAGTACTGCAGCAACAACGATCGGTGCGGAAGCGAAAGTGGCTGACGAACAAAAAGAATTCGGATCGTACCCCGCCCGTGCTTGCCATTTCGACGGATTCCCTGAAGAACATTATAGCCGATGTGGTGCAGCCAGTGCCCCTGAGCGATGTGCAACTAGAATCCTCCTCAGAGGAGGAAGGCCTGGTTACCAGCGATCGCGATTCAGAGCAATCTGCTTCGCCGGCGCCCGCATCCGAAGCAAGCAAAGAACGCGATAACAAGGGCAATACCGTCAACACCGACACCACCGCAGAGGCGTCGGCAGATAATGAAGGAGCAGGAGCCgctcctccagcagcagcagacacGGTTCCAGCCCAGGTCAGCCTGAGCAAAGCCACAGTTTCCACGGCAGCACCACACATAGTCCGTGACCCTAGTCCTGCTCGAAACCGCGCCAGCCATGTGCTCTATATCACCAATTTGGTGCGCCCCTTCACAGTGCTGCAGCTGAAAGGCCTGTTGGCGCGGACGGGAAAGATCGTCGAGGAAGATGGTTTCTGGATAGATCGGATCAAGTCTAAGTGCTATGTTGCCTACTCCACTGAAGA CGAGGCCATCGAAACCCGACATGCCCTGCACGGAGTTCGCTGGCCAGTCTCAAATCCCAAATGTTTGAATGTAGATTTTGGCAGTCGCACTGATATGGATCGGGCAATACTTTCAACGAAGGACGAGGCTCCGAGGTACGGGCAGGAAAACACCAGAGATAACCAGCAGTCGGGCAACGCTTGGTCTCGGTTGGAACCGTCTGACAAAAAA CCTGCGCGACCTGTACGCGAATGGGATGTTGGCAAAAAGGAACCAAGCGACCTCGACAAACACAGCAACGACAGGCGTCGGGAGAGCAAGGATCGACTGGACTCGAGGTCTCGGGATGCGGAACGAGCCGGACAGGAGCGAAAGCGTTCCAGGGACAGAGAGGGACGAGGACGCGATCGGGAGCGGGAGCGACCTGATCGCAATGCACATGCAAGAAGCCGTAGTGGATCGCCAG CGTCTAAAACTAAGAAGAAGGAGAATGAACCGCCTATCAGACTACTTGATGATCTATTTCGAAAAACAAAGGGAACACCATGCATATACTGGCTGCCACTTACGCCGGAAGCG ATCGCAGAAAAGGAGGCATTCCGTCAGAAACGCATTGAGGAGCACAAGCTGCGTATTAAGGAGCGGGAGGAGCGCCAGAAGGAGCGGGAGAAGGATCGTGACCGCCAGCGCGAGACGCGTCGCAATCGTTCCAACGAACGGCGACGATCTCGCAGTCGCGAGCGGGAGCGAAGACGTTACTAG
- the LOC117135230 gene encoding calcium load-activated calcium channel — protein MWSDTILIVFISVCTAFLGEGLTWVMVYRTEKYQKLKTEVEKQSKKLERRKEIHGDSLDKAVKKKIERDEEKLKNNNRDLSLVKMKTMFATGFAFTALLSMFNSIFDGRVVAQLPFTPISWIQGLSHRNLSGDDYTDCSFIFLYILCTMSIRQNIQKLLGFAPSRAASKQGVGLFGPAPGQFK, from the exons ATGTGGTCCGACACaatattaattgtttttatatcGGTTTGCACCGCCTTCCTGGGAGAAG GACTCACTTGGGTGATGGTTTACCGGACGGAGAAGTACCAAAAGCTGAAGACCGAGGTGGAAAAGCAGAGCAAAAAGC TGGAGCGCCGCAAGGAAATCCATGGGGACTCCCTGGACAAAGCCGTAAAGAAGAAGATCGAGCGCGATGaggaaaaactgaaaaacaacaACCGCGATCTCTCGCTGGTCAAGATGAAGACCATGTTCGCCACTGGATTCGCCTTCACCGCCCTGTTGAGTATGTTCAACAGCATCTTCGACGGCCGTGTGGTTGCCCAGCTGCCCTTCACACCCATCTCCTGGATCCAGGGGTTAAGTCACCGAAATTTGTCCGGTGACGACTATACGGACTGCTCCTTTATATTCCTCTACATCCTGTGCACCATGTCCATTCGTCAGAACATCCAAAAGCTTCTGGGCTTTGCGCCATCGCGCGCCGCCAGCAAGCAGGGTGTAGGTCTGTTTGGTCCTGCTCCAGGCCAGTTCAAATAG
- the LOC117135228 gene encoding FAD-dependent oxidoreductase domain-containing protein 1: MLRYRQVVRLLQRRNFSAGATSNGSGSFGGDKSDEDLHPIRRTLRLLGNDMRKVKEFFVPKEPETEKAPIPTQSKFHFSGERDKSKESTLPDDFQTHCDVLIIGGGGVGSSIAYWLKEKARDGLNVVVVEKDDTYAQSATRVSVGGLCQQFSLPENIQMSLFAADFLRSARKHFGEEVPLQFTPHGHLMLAGEEHAESLKRSSQLQNELGARNELLTPDRLAARFPWLNTTGIALGCLGLEKEGWFNPLALLSNFRRSASGYGAHFISGQVVDFEYKSQMDISVVTDLGSNEGAYTGLEKAIIQLPDGTRRTCKFALCVISAGASSEQVARLARIGVGPGILQVPLPINARKRYMYAINSQAQSAPGMTMPMTIDPSGIFVRRDGLGGHYICVHDSTEEIHSATIDPQYFAQHIRPHLSNRIPVLGEAQVVDSWAGCYDHNVYDENGILGAHPYYNNLYLATGFSGHGAQQSLAVGRAISELIMDGQFRTIDLSRLSFDRLIVDQPMFELNNVLS; this comes from the exons ATGTTGCGGTACAGACAAGTGGTGCGTCTCCTTCAGCGCCGTAATTTCTCGGCCGGAGCAACGAGCAATGGAAGTGGATCTTTCGGGGGCGACAAATCCGACGAAGATCTTCACCCTATACGACGAACACTCCGTTTGCTCGGCAACGATATGCGCAAAGTTAAGGAGTTCTTTGTACCAAAGGAACCGGAGACCGAGAAAGCTCCCATTCCGACACAGAGCAAGTTTCACTTTTCAGGGGAGCGAGACAAGAGCAAGGAATCCACTCTGCCGGATGACTTCCAGACCCATTGCGATGTGCTCATCATTGGCGGCGGTGGAGTGGGCAGCTCCATCGCCTATTGGCTGAAGGAGAAGGCCCGCGACGGTCTTAATGTTGTGGTGGTCGAGAAGGATGACACG TATGCCCAGTCAGCCACTCGTGTTTCGGTGGGCGGTCTTTGTCAGCAATTCTCCCTGCCCGAAAACATCCAAATGTCACTATTTGCCGCCGACTTCCTGCGAAGCGCAAGGAAGCACTTTGGCGAGGAAGTGCCCCTCCAGTTCACGCCCCATGGCCATCTGATGCTCGCTGGCGAGGAGCACGCGGAAAGCCTGAAGCGCTCCTCTCAGCTTCAAAACGAACTGGGTGCCCGAAATGAACTTCTTACTCCAGATCGACTGGCGGCCAGATTCCCCTGGCTAAACACCACGGGCATCGCTTTGGGCTGTCTTGGTCTGGAAAAAGAGGGCTGGTTTAATCCGTTGGCCCTTCTGAGCAATTTCCGACGGTCAGCCAGTGGCTACGGCGCCCATTTTATCAGTGGCCAGGTTGTCGACTTCGAGTACAAATCCCAAATGGACATTTCTGTGGTCACAGATCTTGGTTCCAACGAGGGTGCCTATACGGGTTTGGAAAAAGCGATCATCCAACTGCCCGATGGCACGCGACGCACCTGCAAGTTCGCCCTGTGTGTAATAAGCGCCGGTGCTAGTTCCGAACAAGTCGCGCGATTAGCAAGGATAGGCGTGGGTCCAGGAATACTTCAGGTTCCGCTGCCCATCAACGCACGCAAGAGGTACATGTACGCCATCAATTCGCAGGCCCAAAGTGCGCCCGGAATGACCATGCCCATGACAATAGATCCGTCGGGCATCTTTGTTCGCAGAGATGGCCTGGGCGGCCACTATATTTGCGTGCATGATTCGACGGAAGAGATTCATAGTGCGACAATTGATCCGCAATATTTCGCCCAGCACATCAGACCCCATTTGTCCAATAGAATACCCGTTCTTGGAGAAGCCCAAGTGGTGGATAGCTGGGCGGGCTGCTATGATCATAACGTATACGACGAGAACGGCATTTTGGGAGCGCACCCGTACTACAACAATCTGTACCTAGCCACCGGTTTTAGCGGACACGGAGCACAACAATCTCTGGCCGTGGGCCGAGCCATATCGGAGCTGATCATGGATGGTCAGTTCAGAACCATCGACCTCTCTCGTCTAAGCTTCGACCGGCTGATTGTTGACCAGCCCATGTTCGAGTTGAATAATGTATTAAGCTAG